GAACAGCGGAGCGAGCGCGTGGAGCAGCCAGCCGGCCGAGGCCAGGGTCGCGAAACCGCTGCGCCGTGGCGCGTCGAGCGCGCCGCCCAGCATCCGGATGTCGATCCCGATGATCGGAGCCTGCTCCGGGAGCTCACGGAACTCCACGAGCGCATCGATCGTGGCGTCGTCCAGCGACGTGAGCGCCATGGACGCGCCACGGCCCGGAGTCGGCTCGATCGGCTCGTTGGACGCGGCCACGAGGGCGCCGGGAGACGTGGCCCCGATCGTCTCGTGCTGCACGACACCCGCGCCGCGGAGCCGATCGATGAGGTCGCCCGCGTCGCCGTCGACGGACAGCGCCTGCACCTCGAGGAAGCTGCGCCCGCGGATCGCCTCGGGCAGCTGCGGCGCGTCGGGCATGCGCATCGAGTTCATGAAGACGTTCAACGTCGCCGGTGCGTCGACGGAGAGGTCGCGCACCGCCCGGATGACGGCGGCCGCGTCCGACACGGCGAACGTGAGGCTCGCACCCCGCAGCGCTGGTGTGCGCACCAGATCGATCTCGAGCGCCGTGACGATCCCGACGATGCCGCCCGCACCCCGCAGCGCCCACATGAGCTCGGGATCGCTGTCGTCGTCGACGCGCTCGTGGGATCCGTCCGCGCGCAGCACCCAGGCCGCGCGCAGGTTGTCGGAGCCGAGACCCGCCGTGCGGCTGAACCACGAGTGCCCGCCGCCGAGCGTGTACCCGGCCACGCTGACGACCGGGCTCGTGCCGGCCGGCGCCGCCCAGCCGGTGCCCTCGAGGGCGTCGACGACAGCGCCCCAGCGCACACCGCTGCCCACACGGAGGATCCCGGCATCCACGTCGACGTCGAGCGCATCGAACGCCGACATCCGCACGATCACAGCACCGTCGAGATCGCCCGATGCTCCGTGTCCGCTCGGCTGGATCGCGAGGCGGAAGCCCGACGCGCGCGCGGCGCCGAGCAGGGTGCGCAGATCGGCGACATCTGCGGGAGCGGCGACGGCGAGGGGCCGCTGATCGATCGCGAGGTTCCACGGCTGTCTCGCCCCATCGAACTCGGGGTCGCCGAGGCGGAACAGAGAGCCGCTCAGTCGGTCACGAAGCGCATCGAACGAGGAGATCGAGGTCATGACGCCACGGTAGGACACCCCTCGGACATTCGACGATGCCCAGTGGTAGCCTCGTGCCGAATGTCCTCAGGGCGGGGTGAGATTCCCCACCGGCGGTGTCACGGCGAGGCCGTGGAGCCCGCGAGCGGAGTCCACGGTGGAGTCTGCAGACCCGGTGCGATTCCGGGGCCGACGGTCACAGTCCGGATGGAAGAGGACGAGAAGGAGCAGTCATCATGCCCAGAATCGCCATCGTCGCCGCGCAGTGGCACGCCGAGATCGTCGATCAGGCCGTCGAGTCCTTCGAGGCAAGGCTCGCGTCACTCGGCTTCGACGACGTCACCGTCCTGCGGGTACCCGGAGCCTTCGAGATCCCGCTGCACGTGCAGCGGCTCGCCCGCAGCGGTCGGGCCGACGCCATCGCCACCTGTGCGCTCGTCGTGGACGGTGGCATCTACCGCCATGACTTCGTGGCTTCCACGGTCGTCGACGCGCTGATGCGCGTGCAGCTGGAGACGGACGTGCCGGTGTTCTCGGCGGTCCTCACGCCGCACAACTTCCACGAGCACGAGGAGCACCGCGAGTACTTCCGCCGTCACTTCTCCGTCAAGGGCGCCGAGCTCGCCGACGCGGTCGTGAAGACGCTCGCCGGACTCGACGCCCTCGCCTGATCGGCCGCGAAGGCGGACATTCGCGTCACTCCCCGGCGAGACCGCCCAGCAGGTGACCGAACGACCGTCCTTCGCCCAGGTACGTGGCCGGGTCGAACGGGTCGGCGGCCGAGGCGGCGTCGCGCCGGGCGACCGCGTCCGCGAGCTCGCGTGCGCCCTTCTCGACGCGCTTCGCGAGCGGGGCGACGTCGTCTCCGGCGCCTCCCCAGTCGCTCGAGGCCGCGAACACGCCCGTCGAGACGGCGTCGGCGTGCAGGTAGGCGAACAGCGGGCGTATCG
This genomic interval from Microbacterium sp. LWH11-1.2 contains the following:
- a CDS encoding FAD-binding protein, giving the protein MTSISSFDALRDRLSGSLFRLGDPEFDGARQPWNLAIDQRPLAVAAPADVADLRTLLGAARASGFRLAIQPSGHGASGDLDGAVIVRMSAFDALDVDVDAGILRVGSGVRWGAVVDALEGTGWAAPAGTSPVVSVAGYTLGGGHSWFSRTAGLGSDNLRAAWVLRADGSHERVDDDSDPELMWALRGAGGIVGIVTALEIDLVRTPALRGASLTFAVSDAAAVIRAVRDLSVDAPATLNVFMNSMRMPDAPQLPEAIRGRSFLEVQALSVDGDAGDLIDRLRGAGVVQHETIGATSPGALVAASNEPIEPTPGRGASMALTSLDDATIDALVEFRELPEQAPIIGIDIRMLGGALDAPRRSGFATLASAGWLLHALAPLFPGAPREPGDASLAGFVEVLARAEAPQTVPTFLVPGQTLERCGTAADLERLRALRAVVDPDGALHAGRLPR
- a CDS encoding 6,7-dimethyl-8-ribityllumazine synthase, coding for MPRIAIVAAQWHAEIVDQAVESFEARLASLGFDDVTVLRVPGAFEIPLHVQRLARSGRADAIATCALVVDGGIYRHDFVASTVVDALMRVQLETDVPVFSAVLTPHNFHEHEEHREYFRRHFSVKGAELADAVVKTLAGLDALA